The following proteins are encoded in a genomic region of Danio rerio strain Tuebingen ecotype United States chromosome 16, GRCz12tu, whole genome shotgun sequence:
- the LOC108179520 gene encoding transmembrane protein 100-like: MEEPMDSGAPQTVKYDPKSETVTLPNGLVSVAGVTVVTGGAELSCGSCMLAFGVWGTLVGLSVVSVGLWDNSTHVNSGLSHLLALGLVLLLTSFSLVVVIFFLRFLMKQRRMAARRERAEANLVLVNDYAEVILKRVTV, encoded by the coding sequence ATGGAGGAACCCATGGATTCTGGAGCCCCCCAAACCGTAAAATATGACCCAAAATCAGAAACTGTAACGTTACCCAATGGGCTAGTGTCTGTGGCCGGTGTTACAGTGGTGACAGGGGGAGCAGAGCTGTCCTGCGGATCCTGTATGTTGGCTTTTGGGGTTTGGGGAACTCTGGTCGGACTGAGTGTTGTGTCAGTGGGTTTGTGGGACAATTCAACACACGTGAACAGTGGTCTGTCACACCTTCTGGCACTTGGGTTGGTGCTGCTTCTCACCAGCTTCAGTCTGGTAGTTGTGATCTTTTTCCTTCGTTTCTTAATGAAACAGAGAAGaatggcagccagaagagaaaGGGCAGAAGCCAACCTAGTGCTGGTGAATGACTATGcagaagttattttaaaaagagtCACTGTGTGA